Below is a window of Calonectris borealis chromosome 25, bCalBor7.hap1.2, whole genome shotgun sequence DNA.
TGAtaaggagaggagaaagcagtgaAGGTCACCGACTGCGGATGAGGCTCCGGGCTGAGCCCAGGGAGCCGGGACCAGGCTTTCCCTGCGAGCGCGGgaaggggggcggcgggggaaaggctgctgggagcagcagccaAGCACTGCGGGCGAGGACACCGGGAGAATGTTTAACCAGGAGCGCGGCgctgggaaggggaaggcagcGGCGGCCTGCCCAAACTCGCCGTGCGCGGGGAGGGAATGAGCACGCCCCGAGCAAACGGCTCCCGGGATGGGCGAAATGGCTGCTCCGGCTCTGCGTCTCCGTATGGACACGGGTCGGGCTGAAATGGAAAGACGGGGAGGACCCCAGCTGCCAGCTCTCGCTTTTGGCTTTGTGAAATGCTTGAGGTTAGCCCGCCGTGCCGTTCAACCCAGCCTTAGgtggaaaaagggggaggaaggagtaCGTTAACACGAAATGACAAAGATGGCAGGGGAGTCCAGCACAGGCCCTCGGTCTACATgggggaacagcagccctgcagtTACAGCACAGCTGCTCTGTCTTGCAAAGGTTGTTTTTGgcacctctcctcttcccctaCTGGTTTAAGAAATATTAAGCTTACTTGGTGGCCCAGTGCTCTGCGATTTTGCAACGATACTCAAAGACGGTCACTTTACACCAGTTGTTTCTCAGGGATCTCTGTGCTAGGCTCATACCACTTCTTTCTGCAGtcaaaggagattttaaaaaaaccaaccacccttTCCTACCTGTCCACAACCCTTCTGTTTAGGATCCAGCAGTTTTGATTCTCACCTCGGGATGCGAGTTTGAAAGCGGAGGGTGGTTACAGCAGGCTTGCACGGACAAAGCAGCGTCCCTCCCGCTGCCAGAAGGGCCTTGCAAGCAGGCGAGGCAGTCGGAGGAGCCGACTCCACCCGCGGCCATGCCAGATCGCCCACACAGCATCCTTGTGCAACAGGCAGCGCGTGGGGCAACCGTGTCCCGAACGCCCCGAGGCACGGCCCTGCCTGACAGACCATCCATCTGGGTCGCAGAGGATATGgcacttttctgtatttcacacGACAGGAATACGCGTTCCCCTTTCCCAACAGGGGCCAAGTCTAGTTAAGGCAATTTAAAATTAACCCAGGTTTGGCATTTGCGAGCTCCTCGCTTCCCTGTGTGATAATGCTGTCAGCCCGGGTTAGCTTAAAGGTCCGTTTTCCCCAGGAACCTGTCTCCGAGAGAAGCCAGAGGAGGATGCttacagaaagagcagaaaaacaagagGCAGCGATTCTCCTCTAGCTCCCCTTACCCAGCTTGCAGCAATAATCAGTTTGCATTTCCAAGTCCCTCCACTGCACGATGGCTCACTGGCACTCGAGGGGTTTGTTCCCTCTTCCAGAACCTGGAACTAGCACTGCTCAGATGTTCCCAGCCCATCAGGATGCCTCACCGTCTACGCCCTTTGCATCCTGCCTAGCAGCCGATTTGCAGACAAAAATCTGATGGTGTAGCGGTCCAGTAAATCTCTCCTGATTGTGCTCAGGGTCGCGCTGGATCTCAGCTTGATCCACACCCCAGAAAAGCCCATCCTCCAGGCTATTATCTGCCCTTTCGAAGATTAAaaatgcacgcacacacacacaagaaatcaGTAAGAACTCAATGGCACAAACTGAAGCCATCAATCAAACCCCAAGAAGGATTTTCAGCAACCTGGCAGCCTCGGGCTGGGCCTGGCGTTCTGGGTATCAGCAACATCATTAAACGAGGCAAGccagagaagaaagaacaggCACAGGCTGGCAAAATACTTTACAACAGGGAAGGCAAAGAGGTTGGAGAGTTGCTCGTAATGGGACACGCAGCTGGTCCCACCCCACAACAGCTGGACCCATGATCTCCAAAAGGCTTCGGAATTGCTTTCTTGCATGACCCTGACAGAGAGTTAAGTCCAAATTAAAATACACATCTGTAGCATCGGGGGTATTTGTTTCTAGATTTCCACGATATGCTTATATTCTATGTAAGGTAAtataaaacagcaataaaacctAGGTCACCTAGTTCAAGTTCACCATTTTCTCCCGCTGCCAGTACTCTATCTGTAGTGAGCAGCCTGGGAATTCATAGGGTTAGtgagaagaaacattttcttaaaattaactAATGAATTATAACCACAAAATTACGGGAAAAGACGTAGGTTAGGTCTGATATAACTGACGGGCAACTCAGTTCACACACAAGATGTTTTTAGGCACACAAACTCCCCTCCTTAggtggaagggaggaggaagcaaaGGTAATACCAGCATTTTCTGCTACTCAAGTCCCTGTGTAAAAAGTATGGTCACCCTGCTAGAAAAAGCACCTCTTCAAACCGACTGCAGCGCTGCCCTGAACAGGCCAAAGACGACCGAAGCGcctggtgttttttcttttttaaacacactcTCAGCATGAATTGAAGAAATCAGCAAAGCGGAGTTTCACCACCGCTCAGCGCTGACCACACAGATGTGTCTCAGTGGGGCACCGGCTCTGCGCTCCCAGAAGCGGGAAGCCAAGCAACCGTTCTGCCCCGGCTTTGCATCCCTTTGTGCAAGTCTCCTTTGGCAGACTTGGCGAAGCAGTCCAGGAGATTTGAGGAAGGTaaaggcagcttttaaaataaaaaaaagtccctCCTCACATTGCACCCAAGACACTCCACAGCCCTAGAGCCAGGAAGCGCACCCCACGCAGGGTAGTCTGGAAATAATACTAGGGGGTCAGAGGGGAAAGAATTGTGCTCTGTTGCCAAAACCTGATTATTTGACAGTGGGATGCAGAAGAGAACAGACATTTAAAGCCCATTTTCTTGCAGCACTACCAGTATTCACTGGAAAGGAAGAGCCATCAGATCAACTGTCTGCTGTTGCAATGAGAAAACTAGCTGAAAATGTCCTTCATCTGAAAGGCCACGCGGCCACAACAGGATCATCcatctttactttaaaaatccCTCAGGATGGAGGGTTTATATGTGCTCTGCCTGGTGGCATCGAGAACCTGGAGGTTTAGCTCTCTTTTAAATAAGCAACCGTTACACCCCCTCCAGCTAAATCCCAACACCGCATCCTCAGTGTCCGTGAGGAGACCTTTTGGAAAGGCAGAGCACAAAGTCCTGCCAAAGccggaggggaagggagaagggagatatGCTGGTGGTTGTCTGAAAACCCTTGGCACATCTTTGGTTATGGGATGAAAAAGGAAGTGGTGGAAGGTTTGGCCACCTGATTCTTTAAGAAGATGTTAACCcagcagagaaggggaagaaggggacgGGACCGTGGTTAATCCGACCATTCGTCCTCATCGAACTCCGAAGAGTCGTCCTCAGAGTCGCTGTATTCCACAGCGATGCGGCGTGACAGGATCGTTGCCACATCATTGCCCACAACGTCCCGCTTCTCCTGTTCCCGCTGCTCCTCCACCTTGCGGAGCTGGAAGCCTGTAGGGAAGAAGGCAACGGAGAGGATCATGCAAAGCCTTTGGTCACACTGAAACCTCCAAAGCAGCCGTCCCTTTGACACAATCCTCTGAGCAAAACAGCCTGTCCTCTGCCAGCGAGTATTGGACACGCTGTGGGATAACACTGATGGTGACCGACAGCCAAGACAGGCTGGGTGGGCAGGTGGAATGGGAAGCGAATCGTTTCCGTGCTCCTCTGAGGGGTCACCACCACTGCCGTTCAATCCTCTCGCAAACTTGGACCACACTAATTCCAGCACTGCCGTCTCCAAAGGCGCAGGCGGGAGGCATAAAACCTTGTGAGGTTGTCATCAGGGTGGGCAGGCACGGAGGGACCACGAGGGACAGGTCTCAAGCAGCGAGGCAGTCACGCCACTGCTCATGAGATGGCTCCCAAGTGCTCGCCCTCGGATACTGCGGGGTTTTCCAGAGGCAAAGGAGAAAGTTGGTATTGAAACAAAACCTTACCTTGACGAATAGCTGAAAGCAGATCACTCCTGGCATCACTAACCGCAGGCAAGGATGACTTGGGCTTGGAGGTGGAGGTGTCTgagggtggaggagggggagggggaccATCCAGGACACTGGAAGACAGAGGCGGTGGGCCAGGAGGCGGCGGTGGTGGAGGGGGAGGCGGCGCGCTCCCGCTGCCCGGCTGCGGCAGCGGAGGTGGGAGCACGCTGGCATATTCGACTGCTGGAGGGGGCGGTGGTGGTGGCGGGGCAGCAAACTCGGGgtgaggagggaaagaagggggcgagggtggtggtggggttccCGGGGACGGGAAGCCCATGGGAGGCGGTGGAGGGGGGGCGCTTCCcatcagtggtggtggtggaggtggtgccGGAGGGGGAGCAAAGCCCGGCCTGGCTGCTGAGGGGGATCCGATCGGAGGAGCTGGTGGCGGGTGACTCGGGCTAACCAGGCTGGATCGTTTGGTCCCTCCAGAACCAGAACCTCTTTGGTTGTCTACAGGATAGCTGTTGcaacagaaggagagagagaaaggcgGCTTTTAGCTGTGAGGCCAGATTAGACTGTACAATCTCAATGTTAATGCAAATCATCTGTGTTTGTTGCAGTCCAGACAAAAACCTACGTTCAGCTTTAACTGGTGTTTCCATGAGACCTCACTCCTTGGTTTTAGTTCCCTCGCAGTGTTTCTTTTGGACTACACCACCAGAACAAAGGAAAGCTTCTGGGGACCGGCAGAAATGCTATCATCCGTCCCATCTCCCAGGCTGCAAGAACATGAGCCATCTCACCTCCCCACCAGAGGCCAGGCGTCATGTCTGAGCAGCCTCCTGGCTCAAGAGCTCCTGCAGCAATGCAAGCCACTCCACGCTGAGGTCAGACTTACGACACGCTAAGCAGGGATGTCTATCGTGATAAATCGCACAAGGACTGGTGGGTGTGCCAGGAAAGCATACGCTCTGAACACCTGCTAGGAACAGATCTCTTCACCGGATTCCACGGCTCAGAGCTGGAGTGCAGCAGCCATGTCTCATAGCTCGCCGTGGGGAGCGAAGGGGAAGACATGGAAACCCAACGTGCTTTTAAGGAAAACACCAATTCTTGAGGCATCGAATCTCCCATTTATGGAAGCTGTGTTATACCAGAAAACACTACAGCCCCTAAGATTCTGTAATATCCCATGCATGTGTAAAGGAAGCCCTAAATTGACATCTCCTTCCatggtaaaacagaaaaataaggtaCATTTGCCACAGAAATGTCACAGTTTTTAACAGCGCACAGTGCTGATCCAAGACAGACTACTGGAAATCAAACCTAGTTCCCAAGGTTCTttaaaacaaccaccaaaacaaaaccagagagggGAGATCTCTGTGGCTAGGCAGAGATCTAAGCAACTGCATAAGGCAGCGTAAGCTTCATTCGAAAGCTCGTTTCTGCTCTGCCCTAGAGGAACACGCTGCAGAGTGGAGCGCTTGCTCTCTTTGACACATCAGAAGAGCCTTTTCTGCAGCATTGCTGCTTTTGGATAAGATGGAGACAAGCTAACGCAGTCCTGTCTATCAGACATACTTCCTCCTGTTACTCTTGACTCTGttttactgccttttaaaaaaaaagctactctCTTGTTTCACCTTTTGTGTCTTGAGCCACTGCTGGACCATAATTCTCATCTCTAGAGGTGACTGGAAGTCACCATTTCATCCGATACAAAGCAGCTGCCCTGAACGTGCACTGAAGTCTCTGGGAAGAAGTCACCTGGTGTGCTCAAGTCCTTTAAATTTAACTACATCTACATCTTCAGCGCCTACGTCGTGCATTTGTCAAAGATCATAGGGCAAATGGTAACAAAAAAAGGCGGCGAAAGCAGCCATTCTTTGCACAGCTCTATCAGGAACCTAAGTCTACAACAGCGTTGGAAAACTCATGCGACGGAGCCAGACCATTAATTGGGACCCCGCTCTTCTAGAAAGTGAAATAAGACTGCTCTAGTTCTCGCCCAAGCCCATTCTCCCCTTCTGTGTGGGAACAATGATGGCGGTTGGGATTTATGGAGAGCTGTGCAGGCTGTGCCTCCGTCCCTGCCTGCAGTTGCACGTCCCCTCCAGACAGGAGCATTCTGGTTCCCATACAACACCCGTTAGGAAGTTATGCTGAACTATCTCAGCCTGTCTCATGTCATCCTTTTACACCACCTACTACTCCTTGGTGACAGAAGGGATCCCGTAGGCTTACCTAAATTCCACCGGGGGTGGAGGCAGGCTGTCATCTGGGAATGAAGGAGGTGGTGGCACAATAGAGTCAGTCTGCGGCGGTGGCGGGTAGCAGTTCACGTCCATGCTTTCGTTTGAACCGATGCTGCCGTTCTGATACACCATGTTAGAGGGGTACCTGAGTGAAAGCAAGAGAAGCAATTTATTTAAAGAGTTCAAGGCAATACCTAAAGCTCATTTTTCCCCTCACTCACAAGAGCTCTGCCTCCTGGAAGGGTTACAACAAATAACTGTGCAGCAGTTCAACCACTGAACAGCAGTGATATTAACCACGTGGATGGATCAACCTGCAAGATTTAGAAATGAGGTTTTCTAGCAGGAATGGCTTTTCCCAGCACAGTGGGACCTGCCTTTAGGTGGGACCTTATCAGCCACCACAGCAGGacacataaaaaacaaaaccttaaaggaacatttaaaaaaaaaaaagtctctatttCTCAAAGCATCCTATATGAAGAACCACATACAGCTGTATTAGTTTGCTCTGCATAATTCTTTGGCTAGAATTTGCCCAGATGCTCTCACGTTTGTTTATTGCTACCACACACCAGAACAGCATGAGCATATATTTTAGTGAACAAAAAAACAccgaaataaaaaaaatatttttcttaacatttgatTATAGAAAAAACATAAGAGTGTTTTGACCAACTTGGACTTGAAGGACTCCCAGTTACATTGGGTATCATCagtggcaaaaaaagaagaggtacTCAAAGATGTCAAAAAATAAGCTTGAGAACAGAATATCAAAAAGAACCCAAGAAACAGCGATGCCATTAAAAGCAAGTATCCAAAGCTGAAGTAGTACTGAAGGAAGAGACCACTCTCACACTCAGCTTTCAATGAGCTCATTTCACTGTGGGGTGGTGGAACCACCTCATTCTTGGGGGCTCTGGACCTCAAGTGAATTCAAATGCATGAACATGCTTACACGAGAAAAGAGAGGAGCAAGAAAATGGTGCTGTTGTGCTGCTCGATTCCTCTGCTAGAAACCAAACGTGTTCTCCTATTAAActaaaagcaagttttatttttagctggAGAGTGTGatttaaagagagatttttcttaTATGAAAGGAAGCTGCAAGGAGCGAGCAAGAAGTGCATTGTGGGGAATTCGGTCTGCTTCCAGCCTTGCTGGTGTCAAAAGTTAAATGAATTCCCAAGCCAGAAGTGCTAAAGAGAGATCTGTAGCTTGAAATACTTGGATGGGGACAGCCCCCGCTTCAACTTTAGGGTGTGAAGAGCCATTTGTGAAATGCAACAAAGCAATCACACAATACCACCGAgatgccaccccgctcctcagcTCTAGGGCCAGAGGCTAGGTGTGATGGGAAGGGCATCGCGGTGGGGTAGGGAGCCAAAGCTCTCAACACTTCTGTGCCTACAAGACAGGCAGCTGAGAGCAGACTTGCTACCAAAGCTGTTCCTGCCACCTTGTTCAAACCCTGTAGCTCCCTGATTTATTTAGCAAATTTTAAATCAGCAGACGGATTTACTTTGGAGAATCTGATTAGTGGCAGTATCGATC
It encodes the following:
- the WASF2 gene encoding actin-binding protein WASF2 encodes the protein MPLVTRNIEPRHLCRQTLPSVRSELECMTNITLANVIRQLGSLSKFAEDIFGELFTQANTFASRVSVLVERVDRLQVKVTQLDPKEEEVSLQGINTRKAFKSSTTQDQKLFDRDSLPVPVLETYRTCNTPPPLNILSPYRDDGKEALKFYTDPSYFFDLWKEKMLQDTKDIMKEKRKHRKEKKENPNRGNVNPRKIKTRKEEWEKLKMGQEFVESKDKHGPAGYPSNMVYQNGSIGSNESMDVNCYPPPPQTDSIVPPPPSFPDDSLPPPPVEFSYPVDNQRGSGSGGTKRSSLVSPSHPPPAPPIGSPSAARPGFAPPPAPPPPPPLMGSAPPPPPPMGFPSPGTPPPPSPPSFPPHPEFAAPPPPPPPPAVEYASVLPPPLPQPGSGSAPPPPPPPPPPGPPPLSSSVLDGPPPPPPPSDTSTSKPKSSLPAVSDARSDLLSAIRQGFQLRKVEEQREQEKRDVVGNDVATILSRRIAVEYSDSEDDSSEFDEDEWSD